A single window of Oreochromis aureus strain Israel breed Guangdong linkage group 7, ZZ_aureus, whole genome shotgun sequence DNA harbors:
- the myod1 gene encoding myoblast determination protein 1 homolog isoform X1, with amino-acid sequence MELSDISFPIPTADDFYDDPCFNTSDMHFFEDLDPRLVHVGLLKPDDSSSSSSSSPSSSSSSPSSLLHLHHHAEVEDDEHVRAPSGHHQAGRCLLWACKACKRKTTNADRRKAATLRERRRLSKVNDAFETLKRCTTANPNQRLPKVEILRNAISYIESLQALLRGGQEDGFYPVLEHYSGDSDASSPRSNCSDGMTDFNGPTCQTTRRGSYDSSSYFSETPNGGLKSERSSVVSSLDCLSSIVERISTDNSSLLPPADGPGSPTTTTTVPVGEAGTAPATAQVSSPTASQDPNLIYQVL; translated from the exons ATGGAGTTGTCGGATATCTCTTTCCCCATCCCCACCGCTGATGATTTCTATGACGACCCCTGCTTTAACACCAGTGACATGCACTTCTTCGAGGACCTGGACCCGCGGCTGGTCCATGTGGGGCTGTTGAAGCCGGACgactcctcctcttcatcctcatcctccccttcctcttcttcctcctccccgTCCTCCCTCCTGCATCTCCACCACCATGCCGAGGTGGAGGACGACGAGCACGTCCGCGCCCCCAGCGGGCACCACCAGGCGGGCCGCTGCCTGCTCTGGGCCTGCAAGGCCTGCAAGAGGAAGACGACCAACGCGGACCGGCGGAAGGCGGCCACGCTGCGGGAGCGCCGGCGGCTCAGCAAGGTCAACGACGCCTTCGAGACCCTGAAGCGCTGCACGACGGCCAACCCCAACCAGAGGCTGCCCAAGGTGGAGATCCTGCGCAACGCCATCAGCTACATCGAGTCCCTGCAGGCGCTGCTGCGCGGTGGCCAGGAAGACGGCTTCTACCCGGTGCTGGAGCACTACAGCGGGGACTCGGACGCATCCAGCCCCCGCTCCAACTGCTCCGACGGCATG ACGGATTTTAACGGCCCCACCTGTCAGACAACCAGAAGAGGAAGCTATGACAGCAGCTCTTATTTCTCCGAGACTCCAAACG gCGGTCTGAAGAGCGAACGCAGTTCAGTGGTCTCCAGTCTGGACTGCCTGTCCAGCATCGTGGAGCGGATCTCCACCGATAACAGCAGCCTGCTGCCACCTGCTGACGGCCCAGGATCCCCGACGACGACAACAACTGTGCCGGTGGGTGAAGCAGGCACTGCCCCGGCGACCGCTCAGGTCTCTTCTCCGACTGCCAGCCAGGACCCCAACCTGATTTACCAAGTCCTATAG
- the myod1 gene encoding myoblast determination protein 1 homolog isoform X2 has product MELSDISFPIPTADDFYDDPCFNTSDMHFFEDLDPRLVHVGLLKPDDSSSSSSSSPSSSSSSPSSLLHLHHHAEVEDDEHVRAPSGHHQAGRCLLWACKACKRKTTNADRRKAATLRERRRLSKVNDAFETLKRCTTANPNQRLPKVEILRNAISYIESLQALLRGGQEDGFYPVLEHYSGDSDASSPRSNCSDGMTDFNGPTCQTTRRGSYDSSSYFSETPNGGLKSERSSVVSSLDCLSSIVERISTDNSSLLPPADGPGSPTTTTTVPMQFADPTRRR; this is encoded by the exons ATGGAGTTGTCGGATATCTCTTTCCCCATCCCCACCGCTGATGATTTCTATGACGACCCCTGCTTTAACACCAGTGACATGCACTTCTTCGAGGACCTGGACCCGCGGCTGGTCCATGTGGGGCTGTTGAAGCCGGACgactcctcctcttcatcctcatcctccccttcctcttcttcctcctccccgTCCTCCCTCCTGCATCTCCACCACCATGCCGAGGTGGAGGACGACGAGCACGTCCGCGCCCCCAGCGGGCACCACCAGGCGGGCCGCTGCCTGCTCTGGGCCTGCAAGGCCTGCAAGAGGAAGACGACCAACGCGGACCGGCGGAAGGCGGCCACGCTGCGGGAGCGCCGGCGGCTCAGCAAGGTCAACGACGCCTTCGAGACCCTGAAGCGCTGCACGACGGCCAACCCCAACCAGAGGCTGCCCAAGGTGGAGATCCTGCGCAACGCCATCAGCTACATCGAGTCCCTGCAGGCGCTGCTGCGCGGTGGCCAGGAAGACGGCTTCTACCCGGTGCTGGAGCACTACAGCGGGGACTCGGACGCATCCAGCCCCCGCTCCAACTGCTCCGACGGCATG ACGGATTTTAACGGCCCCACCTGTCAGACAACCAGAAGAGGAAGCTATGACAGCAGCTCTTATTTCTCCGAGACTCCAAACG gCGGTCTGAAGAGCGAACGCAGTTCAGTGGTCTCCAGTCTGGACTGCCTGTCCAGCATCGTGGAGCGGATCTCCACCGATAACAGCAGCCTGCTGCCACCTGCTGACGGCCCAGGATCCCCGACGACGACAACAACTGTGCCG ATGCAGTTTGCTGATCCTACACGGAGACGCTAA